One window from the genome of Mastacembelus armatus chromosome 18, fMasArm1.2, whole genome shotgun sequence encodes:
- the LOC113125071 gene encoding transcriptional-regulating factor 1-like, producing MDNHSSTQSFPSLNLHRHRPAFHLTLPNLLSPETLYTSSQPVLDSFEQYGSRGEDSTTSFPTSSTSSGERKGSGGADVGFLNTSGSNLDGDVSHLGHLDGNSRLGSHFAETWYGASKKEEVWEDGESCESAAGEFYGKGDYYRNANDVFYAVDYSSEDGARRKLRANYNNYGQVGCEAKSETVFNREANDSRFNKQTTSCSRSAEGSFSDSSVDYCRTDSRVSANYLGREEEYRCSNGSGEDQLLLAEVEGPWLSISPSIQTGEGRWRGAAGTHTLVSGGLPQRSSVSNSSGTYTQKLDSFSEAFLTQRKRRFPVIPSGDSSGQLREFEVGRGESHGLVKSRHSCAFDSDSYLPPSSSSPSHPSFLSFPSPPTSSHLMSSVLSPPPTPLPPPSHSPSKMDSPSAFGAAGHSVSQGGESLGTLQVLPSRLQSLSVHNSGMLWKFPLLSHNFSQSSGEPSSSESDLISSHGDDYATTTAPHNIIQSPESSLITSSSHRSSHRAPCPSNAPSLHPSVHLPSRPSHFSSQHYEDVEKIASYLVTHKVKNGPANQKQAQPQKQFSSVYNGTSFPSTLHSSRGHKRHHYTPRPLLNPVRRGTGLYSSISYSHYRGDETGYGEEEEECEALPYVNVGYEFQAELPPCFVDGKGSGGWSSGEESPREQLLWKPWDELEESAKFTQVQKLLSMCSSSCLPGGGSNTELALHCLHYCQGNTMATLEMLLFSQPLPTRDYHYSGSDFWTDIEKGHFSAALGTYGKDFSVIQKTVRTKTKGQCVEFYYLSKKLVDKQKKLKEEENRDGELEQQKSVTPLCQPMDRQFGFEEAVPVPSLASFFPCKLCGKMFYKIKSRNAHMKIHRQPQEDWTDRRLQHQLLTQRLALSRPSNLIPTPGSNLLLPQTPAMAFSSSGLSGTSGNNADNVLNSVPRSNSISPSDASVLDPSTAVAFSNIGASNTHVITSIDADDSGQRQPTTVLPLHQSWGAFEHSQDPAAYYCNTEGKQHVRAGTVGGKEPINWQ from the exons ATGGATAACCATTCATCCACCCAATCCTTCCCCAGCCTCAACCTCCATCGCCACCGTCCAGCTTTTCACCTCACCTTGCCCAATCTTCTGAGTCCGGAAACGTTATACACTTCCTCCCAGCCCGTCCTGGACTCCTTTGAGCAGTATGGAAGTAGAGGGGAAGACTCTACAACCTCTTTCCCGACCTCAAGCACCTCTTCTGGGGAAAGAAAGGGAAGTGGTGGGGCTGACGTAGGCTTCCTAAACACAAGCGGCAGCAATTTGGATGGAGATGTTAGCCATCTCGGCCATCTTGACGGAAATAGCAGGTTAGGGAGCCATTTTGCTGAAACTTGGTATGGTGCAAGTAAAAAAGAGGAGGTTTGGGAAGACGGTGAGAGTTGTGAGAGTGCTGCAGGTGAATTTTACGGTAAAGGTGATTATTACAGAAACGCAAATGATGTTTTTTACGCTGTGGATTACAGCAGTGAGGATGGAGCCAGACGTAAACTCAGAGCAAACTATAATAATTATGGCCAAGTTGGCTGTGAAGCTAAAAGTGAAACAGTTTTCAATAGGGAAGCCAACGACAGCCGCTTTAATAAACAAACTACTTCCTGCAGTAGAAGTGCTGAGGGAAGCTTTAGTGACAGCAGTGTAGATTATTGTAGGACCGATTCAAGAGTGAGTGCTAACTATTtaggaagagaggaagaataCAGATGCAGCAACGGCTCAGGGGAGGATCAGCTCCTACTTGCAGAGGTTGAGGGACCCTGGCTCAGCATCTCTCCTTCAATTCAAACTGGAGAAGGGAGGTGGAGAGGAGCAGCAGGCACCCACACTTTGGTCTCAGGGGGCCTGCCACAGAGATCATCTGTCAGCAACAGCAGCGGGACATACACTCAGAAACTGGATTCCTTCTCCGAGGCATTCCTCACCCAGCGTAAGAGAAGGTTCCCTGTGATTCCCAGTGGAGACTCCTCTGGACAGTTGCGGGAATTCGAAGTAGGGAGAGGAGAAAGTCATGGACTGGTCAAGTCAAGGCACAGCTGCGCTTTTGACTCAGACTCCTAcctgcctccctcctcttcttcaccttcGCACccctcttttctgtctttcccttCTCCGCCTACATCGTCTCACCTCATGTCTTCAGTTCTTAGTCCTCCCCCAACACCCCTACCTCCTCCATCCCACTCACCCTCCAAAATGGACTCTCCCAGTGCGTTTGGAGCAGCTGGACATTCAGTTTCCCAGGGGGGAGAATCACTTGGTACACTGCAGGTTTTACCTTCCCGTCTTCAGTCCCTCTCCGTCCACAATTCTGGGATGCTATGGAAGTTTCCACTGCTGTCACATAACTTTTCGCAGTCGTCAGGCGAACCCAGCAGCAGTGAGAGTGACCTAATATCTTCCCATGGTGATGACTACGCCACCACCAcag CCCCACACAACATTATTCAGTCGCCCGAATCATCACTCATCACCTCCTCATCCCATCGCTCATCCCACAGAGCCCCCTGTCCGTCAAAcgctccatccctccatccatctgtccatctccCGTCTCGTCCGTCTCACTTTTCCAGCCAACATTATGAGGACGTCGAAAAGATAGCATCTTATTTGGTGACTCATAAAGTAAAGAATggaccagccaatcagaagcaaGCACAGCCACAG aaacagtTCTCTTCAGTCTACAATGGAACATCATTTCCCAGTACCCTTCACTCCAGCAGGGGTCACAAGAGGCATCATTACACGCCACGGCCCCTCCTCAACCCAGTTCGCAGGGGGACAGGCCTGTACTCCTCCATCTCATACAGCCATTACAGAGGTGATGAAACTGGATatggagaagaggaagaggagtgtGAAGCATTACC TTATGTCAATGTGGGTTATGAGTTCCAGGCAGAGCTTCCTCCATGCTTCGTGGATGGCAAGGGGTCAGGGGGGTGGTCATCTGGGGAGGAATCGCCTAGGGAACAGTTGCTCTGGAAACCATGggatgagctggaggagagTGCTAAATTCACACAAG TGCAAAAGCTGTTATCGATGTGTAGTTCCAGCTGCCTACCAGGAGGGGGCAGTAATACAGAGCTGGCTCTGCACTGTCTGCACTACTGTCAGGGGAACACAATG GCCACTCTGGAGATGCTGCTGTTCTCGCAGCCCTTGCCAACAAGAGACTACCATTACTCTG GTAGTGATTTTTGGACAGACATCGAGAAGGGTCACTTCAGTGCAGCTCTGGGGACTTATGGGAAGGACTTTTCAGTCATACAGAAAACG GTGAGGACTAAGACCAAAGGCCAGTGTGTTGAATTTTACTACCTGAGCAAGAAGCTTGTGGACAAGCAGAAGAaactgaaggaggaggagaacagggaTGGAGAGCTGGAACAGCAGAAAAGT gtgaCGCCCCTCTGTCAACCAATGGACAGGCAGTTTGGATTTGAGGAGGCAGTTCCTGTGCCCTCATTGGCCAGTTTCTTCCCGTGCAAGCTGTGTGGCAA AATGTTCTACAAAATCAAGTCCCGTAACGCTCACATGAAGATCCACCGCCAGCCTCAGGAGGACTGGACTGACAGGCGACTGCAGCACCAGCTCCTCACCCAGCGCCTGGCCCTCAGTCGTCCCAGCAACCTCATACCCACCCCAGGCAGTAATCTGCTCTTGCCCCAGACACCAGCTATGgccttttcctcctctggccTCTCTGGAACGTCAGGCAACAATGCAGACAATGTCCTCAACTCTGTACCCAGGAGCAACTCCATCTCTCCCAGCGATGCCAGTGTCCTCGATCCCAGCACTGCAGTAGCATTTAGCAACATTGGTGCTTCGAACACTCACGTCATCACCAGCATTGATGCTGACGATTCAGGTCAAAGACAGCCCACCACTGTCTTACCTTTGCACCAGTCATGGGGCGCATTTGAACACAGCCAAGACCCTGCTGCCTATTATTGCAACACAGAAGGGAAACAGCACGTCAGAGCTGGGACAGTGGGGGGGAAAGAGCCAATCAACTGGCAGTAA